The following is a genomic window from Serratia ficaria.
TGAATCGGGCAAACCCTTGTATGTGGTGCTGCCTCTCGATGAATATAAAAAGCTGGTGAACCAGCGAGATGAATATAAAGCCATTTCCTATCAAGCTGACGAGAACGACGATGAGACGGTGCCTCACGAGGTGGTCGCCATCATGTTGGATCAAGACGTCAGCCTGATCGCCGCGTGGCGACTTTTCCGCGGCTTGTCGCAGCATGAGGTGGCCGAACGCTTGGGTACCACCCAATCGGCCGTGTCCCAATGGGAAGCCGTAGATTCTAAACCGCAGAAGAAAACCCGGGAAAAGCTGGCGGTGCTATATCGCTGCCGCCCGGCGCAGACGATCTTATAATCCCCGCCCCTGTAGCGCGGCGAAAAATTTCGGACTGAATTGCAATAGAATCCGGACTGCGAACACCTCAAAAAATAGGCGATACTGGACAGTCCGAAACAAAACGCCGCAAGGTAATTGAATCGACTGGAGCCATTGGTTATCGTAACGGGAGGATAACCAATAAGGAAAAGCAATGGATGCTAAGATGACCGTCCAGGCGATTGCCTCAGGCCTAATCTCCATACCTGAAGATATCTACCTCGGTGTTGAGCGAACGCTACAGGATTTCGGCCTGTCGGACGGCAGATCATTCACGCAGCGCAGGAATATGGCTGATGACTTACGGGTCATGCGCGCTCTCCGGAATCTGATCCGCGACAGGAATACGATAAGAAAAGTTGCTGAACTCATTGTCAATGATGTTCTCGACCGTCTCC
Proteins encoded in this region:
- a CDS encoding helix-turn-helix domain-containing protein, encoding MAKLQYIHDESGKPLYVVLPLDEYKKLVNQRDEYKAISYQADENDDETVPHEVVAIMLDQDVSLIAAWRLFRGLSQHEVAERLGTTQSAVSQWEAVDSKPQKKTREKLAVLYRCRPAQTIL